In one window of Chryseobacterium sp. JV274 DNA:
- a CDS encoding carboxylate--amine ligase, translating into MIKILIAGAGGAPSEGVINSLLLSSKKERIIGMGSEPTDLILSNAHEVSYIPYANQPDYKASLLQILNQEKPDLIHFQNDLEIYHASIIREDIHSTGTKTFMPSHEVIDTCVHKYKTYLKCREAGVTVPENIMINNEEDLKKAFSDLGDKDGNIWLRASSIGGGGKGALPTNDFSFAKGWIDRYNGWEDFVAAEMLTPDTVTWLSIWHEGELVVAQTRLRKGWTHGNRTVSGVTGVTKVGQTYSDPEIDRISIATIKAVSDKPHGIFGVDMAYDKNGVPNPTEINISRFFTTVLFFTEAGLNMPEIFKDIALYNEFPQLSKKINPLQDGLMWLRGMDTQPKLMTDIQIQQRIKNL; encoded by the coding sequence ATGATTAAAATATTAATTGCCGGTGCAGGCGGCGCTCCCTCTGAAGGAGTCATCAACTCACTTCTTCTAAGCTCGAAAAAGGAGAGAATAATTGGGATGGGCAGTGAGCCTACAGATCTGATACTCTCCAATGCACATGAAGTATCCTATATACCTTATGCCAATCAGCCAGATTATAAAGCGTCATTATTACAAATACTGAATCAGGAAAAACCTGATTTAATACATTTTCAAAATGATCTGGAGATTTATCATGCCTCCATAATCAGAGAAGACATTCATTCTACCGGCACTAAAACGTTTATGCCATCGCATGAAGTAATAGACACCTGTGTTCATAAATATAAAACCTATTTAAAATGCAGGGAAGCCGGTGTAACAGTTCCAGAAAACATCATGATCAATAATGAAGAAGATCTAAAAAAAGCGTTTTCAGATTTAGGAGATAAGGATGGAAACATATGGCTAAGAGCTTCATCTATTGGAGGAGGAGGTAAAGGCGCCCTGCCTACTAATGATTTTTCGTTTGCCAAAGGGTGGATTGACCGATATAACGGATGGGAAGACTTTGTCGCAGCAGAAATGCTTACTCCAGACACGGTAACATGGCTCTCCATTTGGCATGAAGGCGAATTGGTAGTCGCTCAGACAAGATTAAGAAAAGGATGGACTCATGGAAACAGAACTGTTTCCGGGGTTACAGGTGTTACAAAAGTAGGCCAAACCTACTCAGATCCTGAAATAGACAGAATATCAATAGCTACCATAAAGGCAGTTTCGGATAAGCCTCATGGCATTTTCGGGGTAGATATGGCTTATGACAAAAATGGAGTGCCTAATCCTACAGAAATCAATATTTCAAGATTCTTTACAACGGTATTATTTTTTACCGAAGCAGGATTAAACATGCCTGAGATATTTAAAGACATTGCTTTATATAATGAATTTCCCCAATTAAGTAAAAAAATAAATCCATTACAGGATGGGCTAATGTGGCTAAGGGGGATGGACACTCAACCCAAATTAATGACCGATATTCAGATACAGCAACGAATAAAAAATTTATAA